Proteins encoded within one genomic window of Paraglaciecola psychrophila 170:
- a CDS encoding TonB-dependent receptor: MKKNYLWTAVKAALIIPAASLSMSSAFAQEGTADDNIEVIEVRGLISSLKRSFSDKKEALIVSDGIAAEDIGKFPDQNVAESLQRITGVSIDRSGGEGQLISVRGFGPQFNLVTVDGRQMASERAGREFSFDTLASELIAGADVYKTSNAANQDGGIGSYINLKTAKPFDMDGFTAVGSVKGTYDSLSEETDPAFSGLVSNTFNDGTLGVLLSLSVQERQAQINQADTRGYYRVDRIATNDFDAAAGTGKEAFNVWVPRNLDLTSNSEDRTRTSGTLVVQYAPRDDITLTFDGLYSKFEVESQVNNYANWFTPGNFRDFEVDAATETVNYWSHNAFNDPTGGGAGATDFVQQGLDRNVEIKGFGFNADWQLSEQFNVNIDISNSSAEDLSGDQSRVFTVMGYANGYTYDFTGGGALPSFSSDGISGPFTESDASKLRAHYVERGGDEREDEITEMRADFTYTPNSETFTQLKFGLYTQDRTKSAKVFQSPSLPNCFYCGYDLDAPDELAELITPNGWFDGIPGSFFGYNVNDYLAFLESDAAITAQSINRGEDPATNIAAFASLNGYTPVELGTSFEIDEEILSAYADFVFQGDLGDMPWTVNVGFRYSETTTTASGNQATLLDIQQNPLDGTILDQIYLEDATGQRLSVPISISNTYTNLLPSLNVKFEVEEDMLLRFGYSETLTRPTMASMRPVTNIGSTRPDLLLASGGNPNLTPFLSTNWDVSYEWYYDDASAVSIGLFSKEVEGFITQAPSPEEFSLASGSYEFSVTRPRNGETAQVDGLELAWTHTLESGFGFQMNATVVNSASDGTTLEGLGDSQNVIGFYEKDAFQARIAFNNREAFLQTIANGDTGQPENVGTYGQWDVSASYDINENFTVIFEGINVTDEYVEKYGVIPTHFTEQVRSGSRYAVGVRGSF, translated from the coding sequence ATGAAAAAAAATTATCTTTGGACGGCAGTAAAAGCTGCTTTAATCATACCTGCTGCTAGTCTGAGTATGTCTTCGGCTTTCGCTCAAGAAGGGACGGCAGATGACAATATAGAAGTCATTGAAGTGCGTGGTTTGATAAGTAGCCTTAAACGTTCATTCTCCGATAAAAAAGAAGCGCTGATTGTTTCAGATGGGATTGCAGCAGAAGACATTGGTAAATTTCCAGATCAAAACGTAGCAGAATCGCTACAACGTATTACTGGTGTGTCAATAGACCGCAGCGGTGGTGAAGGTCAGTTAATCTCTGTCCGTGGTTTTGGACCACAGTTTAACTTAGTGACAGTCGACGGTCGTCAAATGGCGTCAGAGCGAGCTGGACGTGAATTTAGTTTTGATACGCTTGCGTCTGAGTTGATAGCAGGTGCAGATGTATATAAAACATCTAATGCAGCAAATCAGGACGGTGGTATCGGTTCGTATATCAACTTGAAAACGGCTAAGCCTTTCGATATGGACGGCTTTACTGCTGTAGGCAGTGTTAAAGGCACTTATGATAGCTTATCTGAAGAAACCGACCCAGCATTCTCAGGGTTAGTGAGTAACACTTTTAATGACGGTACTTTGGGTGTGTTGTTGTCGCTCTCTGTTCAAGAGCGTCAAGCTCAAATCAACCAAGCTGACACTCGTGGTTATTACCGAGTAGATAGAATTGCCACCAACGATTTTGACGCAGCTGCAGGAACCGGTAAAGAAGCGTTTAATGTATGGGTTCCTCGTAACCTTGATTTAACGTCTAACTCAGAAGATCGTACAAGAACCAGTGGTACATTAGTGGTTCAATACGCTCCTCGTGACGATATTACGTTAACGTTTGACGGATTGTATTCGAAGTTTGAAGTAGAATCACAAGTGAATAATTATGCTAACTGGTTTACGCCTGGAAACTTCCGTGATTTTGAAGTGGATGCTGCCACTGAAACTGTTAATTATTGGTCACATAATGCCTTCAATGATCCCACCGGCGGTGGCGCTGGAGCGACTGATTTTGTGCAACAAGGTTTGGATCGCAACGTTGAGATAAAAGGTTTTGGTTTTAACGCAGACTGGCAGCTAAGCGAACAGTTTAATGTCAATATCGATATTTCTAACTCATCTGCTGAAGATTTAAGTGGCGACCAAAGTCGCGTCTTTACAGTTATGGGTTATGCGAACGGATATACTTACGACTTCACGGGTGGTGGCGCTCTGCCGTCATTCTCTTCAGATGGTATATCTGGGCCTTTCACTGAGTCTGATGCAAGTAAATTGCGTGCTCACTATGTGGAGCGTGGTGGTGACGAGCGTGAAGATGAAATTACTGAAATGCGTGCAGATTTCACATATACCCCTAACAGCGAAACATTCACCCAATTAAAATTCGGCCTTTACACTCAAGATAGAACCAAGTCAGCAAAAGTATTTCAATCACCTAGTTTACCAAACTGTTTCTATTGTGGTTATGATTTAGATGCACCTGATGAACTGGCTGAGTTAATCACACCGAATGGTTGGTTTGACGGTATTCCAGGTTCTTTCTTTGGTTACAACGTAAATGATTATTTAGCCTTTTTGGAATCAGACGCAGCTATCACCGCCCAATCTATTAACAGAGGTGAAGATCCAGCTACTAATATTGCTGCTTTTGCATCATTAAATGGTTATACACCTGTTGAGCTAGGTACCAGCTTTGAAATTGATGAAGAAATCTTATCTGCTTATGCCGACTTCGTATTTCAGGGTGATTTAGGCGATATGCCTTGGACCGTCAATGTTGGTTTTAGATACAGTGAAACCACTACTACTGCTTCTGGTAATCAAGCGACATTGTTGGACATTCAACAAAACCCATTAGATGGCACAATTCTAGATCAAATATATCTAGAGGACGCAACTGGTCAAAGGTTATCTGTGCCCATTTCTATCAGTAATACTTACACTAACTTATTGCCTAGCTTGAATGTTAAGTTTGAAGTGGAAGAAGATATGTTATTGCGTTTTGGTTACTCTGAAACTCTTACACGCCCGACTATGGCTAGTATGCGACCTGTAACTAACATTGGTTCAACTAGACCTGATTTATTGTTAGCCAGTGGTGGTAATCCAAACTTGACGCCATTCTTGTCAACAAACTGGGATGTGTCTTATGAGTGGTATTACGATGATGCCAGTGCCGTCTCTATTGGCTTATTCAGTAAAGAAGTGGAAGGTTTCATTACTCAGGCGCCTTCTCCAGAAGAGTTTTCTTTAGCCAGTGGTAGTTATGAATTTAGTGTTACCCGCCCACGTAATGGAGAAACTGCTCAAGTAGATGGATTAGAATTGGCTTGGACTCACACTTTGGAAAGCGGTTTTGGTTTTCAAATGAATGCTACTGTAGTCAACAGTGCTAGTGATGGTACAACTTTGGAAGGTTTGGGCGACTCTCAAAACGTAATAGGCTTCTATGAAAAAGATGCTTTCCAAGCGCGTATTGCTTTCAATAACCGTGAAGCTTTCTTGCAAACTATTGCAAATGGAGACACGGGACAACCAGAGAATGTAGGGACTTACGGCCAATGGGATGTGAGTGCTAGTTACGACATAAACGAAAATTTCACTGTCATCTTTGAAGGTATTAACGTTACTGACGAATATGTTGAAAAATACGGAGTCATACCTACTCATTTTACTGAGCAAGTGAGATCTGGTTCGCGTTATGCTGTTGGTGTAAGAGGTTCATTTTAA
- a CDS encoding tryptophan halogenase family protein — MRLSSEIKQIIVLGGGTAGWITAGLLAKKHAAGVKVTLIESPDISTIGVGEGTWPTMRQTLAKLGVPEAKFLKKCHATFKQASKFVNWINTENDTYYHPFTEPQGFNKVDLSPYWREATQGKCSFSQAATFQHYLCENGLAPKSIANKQYEAVANYGYHLDAGQFIELLREHCTAELKVELISDTVSRVLMAENGDIKSLVTNENGELSAELYVDCSGMRSKLLGESLNVPFLPCDDIFFSDTALATQIPYTDIHSPISSCTISTAQDAGWIWDIGLQHRRGVGYVYSSQFCTEEQAYDTLAQYLGDKYKIDKVKKINFTPGHREIFWKNNCVAVGLSAGFLEPLEASALMLVETSANLIAEQLPANTQQMPMVAKRFNASMLMKWRGVIDFLKLHYVLSKRDTPFWVKNRDPSSVPDTLKELLELWRFRSPSEYDFTDNMEAFSAASYQYILYGAGFQTDFSNNAYLYEKSALASKQIMLNRQRLEQLKYSLPRHRDLLEKVNQVGFSAI, encoded by the coding sequence ATGCGCTTGTCGTCAGAAATTAAACAGATCATTGTCTTAGGTGGTGGAACAGCTGGGTGGATTACCGCGGGGCTGCTGGCTAAAAAACATGCTGCTGGGGTTAAGGTGACATTGATTGAGTCACCCGATATTTCCACTATAGGTGTAGGTGAAGGAACGTGGCCTACTATGCGCCAAACGTTAGCTAAGCTTGGTGTACCAGAAGCTAAATTTTTGAAAAAATGTCACGCCACGTTTAAACAAGCTAGTAAGTTTGTGAATTGGATAAATACAGAAAATGATACGTATTACCACCCGTTTACTGAACCTCAAGGATTCAACAAAGTGGATTTGTCGCCTTACTGGCGTGAAGCGACTCAGGGGAAATGTTCATTTTCCCAGGCTGCAACTTTTCAACATTATTTATGTGAAAACGGTTTAGCACCAAAGAGTATCGCTAATAAACAGTACGAAGCCGTGGCAAATTATGGATACCATCTAGACGCGGGACAATTTATAGAATTACTCCGTGAGCATTGCACCGCAGAGCTTAAGGTTGAACTGATTAGCGATACAGTTAGCCGCGTTTTGATGGCTGAAAACGGGGATATTAAGTCTTTAGTGACGAATGAAAACGGTGAACTAAGTGCTGAATTGTATGTAGACTGCAGCGGCATGCGAAGCAAATTATTGGGTGAAAGCCTTAATGTGCCTTTTTTACCTTGTGACGATATCTTTTTCTCTGACACCGCACTTGCCACTCAAATACCTTATACAGATATCCACTCACCCATTTCTAGTTGTACCATCTCTACCGCTCAGGATGCGGGATGGATTTGGGATATCGGATTGCAGCATCGAAGAGGGGTAGGGTATGTGTATTCTAGTCAATTCTGCACCGAAGAGCAGGCCTACGATACTTTAGCCCAATACTTAGGCGATAAATACAAGATAGATAAAGTTAAAAAAATTAATTTTACCCCAGGTCATAGAGAAATTTTCTGGAAAAACAACTGTGTTGCAGTCGGCCTTTCTGCCGGTTTTTTAGAACCTTTAGAAGCCTCGGCTTTGATGTTAGTGGAAACCTCAGCCAATTTGATTGCCGAGCAGTTGCCGGCTAATACTCAACAAATGCCGATGGTGGCGAAAAGGTTTAATGCTAGCATGTTGATGAAATGGCGAGGGGTCATCGATTTTCTTAAGTTACATTATGTTTTGAGCAAAAGAGACACACCATTTTGGGTTAAAAATCGTGACCCAAGCTCAGTCCCCGATACCTTAAAAGAATTATTAGAACTTTGGCGCTTTCGCTCACCTTCAGAGTATGATTTTACTGATAATATGGAAGCCTTCAGCGCTGCGAGTTATCAATATATTTTATATGGCGCAGGATTTCAGACTGACTTTTCTAACAACGCCTACTTGTATGAAAAGTCGGCATTAGCCAGCAAACAAATAATGTTAAATCGCCAACGACTAGAACAACTTAAATATTCATTACCTCGTCATAGAGATTTATTAGAAAAAGTTAATCAAGTTGGTTTTTCAGCTATTTAA
- a CDS encoding SapC family protein, with protein sequence MPNYVLLDPAKHQKKKILPHTNYNHSAHQHHVPVTINEFVQASTSFPVVFMKDPQEGKFHATALLGIIAGKNLHFTESDWLGTYVPASILRVPFELGPDLQNDKTLTLYVDEGSQYLSESQGQALFDGENQTQSLLQVQKVFADYFKDEIATQQFIAQLLDCNLLKEIELVVQYENSSSIKIKGIYTINQSALRELSDALVIDFNKKDYLTAIHAMLASLGQVNRLIKLHNGSDELKIAGVQMRLDSGEE encoded by the coding sequence ATGCCAAATTATGTTTTACTAGACCCCGCTAAACACCAAAAAAAGAAAATTCTTCCCCACACAAACTATAATCATTCAGCCCATCAGCATCATGTACCGGTGACGATAAATGAGTTTGTGCAAGCAAGTACCAGTTTTCCAGTGGTGTTTATGAAAGATCCTCAGGAAGGAAAGTTTCATGCCACTGCATTATTAGGGATCATAGCGGGAAAAAATCTGCACTTTACAGAAAGTGATTGGTTAGGTACTTATGTGCCAGCATCAATATTAAGAGTGCCTTTTGAACTAGGACCAGATTTACAAAATGATAAAACCCTGACTTTGTATGTTGATGAGGGAAGTCAATATCTCAGTGAAAGCCAAGGGCAAGCGTTGTTTGATGGTGAAAATCAAACTCAAAGTTTGTTACAAGTTCAAAAGGTGTTCGCGGACTATTTTAAAGATGAAATAGCGACACAACAATTTATCGCACAATTACTAGACTGCAATCTGCTAAAAGAAATAGAGCTTGTGGTTCAATATGAAAACAGTAGCAGCATCAAGATTAAAGGTATCTACACCATTAACCAGTCTGCCCTTCGTGAACTTAGCGACGCTTTAGTTATCGATTTTAACAAAAAAGATTATTTAACTGCCATACATGCAATGTTGGCTTCACTTGGTCAGGTCAACCGACTCATTAAATTACATAATGGTTCTGATGAACTCAAAATAGCCGGTGTGCAAATGCGCCTCGACTCGGGAGAAGAATAG
- a CDS encoding SLC5 family protein: MSGQNIQILVFVVVTTLIAFLTYMQCRGKGRLQNATEGQQNKELFLAGGGLKWYFIAGSITLTNLSTDQLVGTNGTQMALLAWWEFAALVGLLILAKVFLPLYYKYQCTTTTELLEKRYQNKNIRAVIGALFFLSSALIFCPAVIYSGSLFMITMFDLDIPLMYVAIAFATIGAMYAIFGGLRAVAVSDTYSGVLLLTMAIAVVFLALNAIDYDFSAIPADRLTLIGDSDSPIPWPTLLTGMIFIQMFYWGTNQVITQRAMAAPSLKEAQKGVFAAVGIRLLIVPAIVVIPGIVSFQLYGDIGDAAYGKIVGDLLPTWLSGIFAAAMAAAVLSTFNSNLNSATALYVCDLHEPYVGHPKNVAKLSAWITASLTVIALLLVPVYAQADSIINLLQQLWGLFSMPILSIFIVGLVFRNVNANAGIVAVIFGVFLYGALSFEFSPFHAPFGLHYIHLMFITLISCVSMALLINKVFYKQNAELAWGSDDGLIQES, encoded by the coding sequence GTGTCTGGACAAAATATTCAAATTTTAGTGTTTGTAGTTGTCACCACACTGATCGCCTTTCTTACTTACATGCAATGTAGAGGTAAAGGCCGTTTACAGAATGCGACCGAAGGTCAACAAAATAAGGAACTGTTCTTAGCTGGTGGTGGCTTGAAATGGTATTTCATAGCAGGCTCAATCACCTTAACCAATTTGAGTACCGATCAATTAGTGGGTACTAACGGCACACAAATGGCGCTGTTGGCCTGGTGGGAGTTTGCTGCTTTGGTAGGGCTGTTGATTCTGGCTAAAGTGTTTTTGCCTTTGTATTACAAATATCAATGCACCACGACCACCGAATTATTAGAAAAACGTTATCAAAACAAAAATATACGTGCTGTGATTGGTGCGCTATTTTTCTTGAGCAGTGCTTTGATATTTTGCCCTGCGGTCATTTATTCTGGTTCTTTGTTCATGATAACCATGTTCGATTTGGATATTCCTTTAATGTATGTAGCCATTGCATTCGCCACTATTGGTGCAATGTATGCAATTTTTGGTGGTTTGCGCGCGGTTGCTGTGTCAGATACCTATTCGGGCGTGTTGTTGTTAACGATGGCCATTGCAGTAGTGTTCTTAGCACTGAATGCCATTGATTATGATTTTTCTGCCATACCAGCTGATAGGTTAACCCTAATAGGTGATAGTGATTCACCTATTCCATGGCCTACTTTATTGACAGGCATGATTTTCATTCAAATGTTTTATTGGGGAACCAATCAGGTTATCACACAGCGCGCTATGGCTGCGCCTTCTTTGAAAGAAGCGCAAAAAGGTGTATTTGCAGCGGTTGGAATACGTCTGCTAATTGTACCCGCCATTGTGGTTATTCCAGGTATCGTTTCCTTTCAGTTATATGGCGACATTGGTGATGCCGCATATGGAAAAATAGTGGGTGATTTATTACCTACATGGTTATCAGGCATATTTGCTGCTGCGATGGCAGCAGCAGTATTATCTACGTTTAACAGTAACTTGAACTCGGCTACTGCACTGTATGTGTGTGATCTTCACGAACCCTATGTTGGTCATCCCAAAAATGTGGCCAAATTAAGTGCTTGGATCACGGCTTCGTTAACTGTCATAGCTTTGTTATTGGTGCCCGTTTATGCTCAAGCAGACAGCATCATTAATCTGCTGCAGCAGTTATGGGGTTTATTTAGTATGCCGATTTTATCGATATTTATAGTCGGTTTAGTGTTTAGAAACGTAAACGCTAATGCAGGTATTGTTGCCGTCATATTTGGGGTGTTTTTGTATGGTGCATTGTCATTTGAATTTTCACCTTTTCATGCACCTTTTGGTTTGCACTATATCCATTTGATGTTTATTACTTTGATATCGTGCGTAAGCATGGCGCTGTTAATTAATAAAGTGTTCTATAAACAAAATGCTGAACTCGCGTGGGGCAGCGACGATGGGTTAATTCAAGAATCGTAA
- a CDS encoding SapC family protein, with protein sequence MTMNYIPLDKNKHKDLHVKLNGDFAHTKDTHLAAASIREYAQVASCMPIIFIKDPKSETTHSVAMLGIEQGVNLFMQNEKWSGHVVPLNIQRYPFDVRPDGEKLGVFIDENSDLIGKEGEPLFTEGEASPFLDNRQKLLSELANSEMATRDFVKKLEDLGLLESIIIRAQYVDGQQRNINGMQTISEKRLQALDADTIAELHKIGYLGAIYAVMLSLGQLNRLVQLTQTTENPVRALQLQPEEPATEEAAAASAPESKPKAKKAAKK encoded by the coding sequence ATGACAATGAATTATATTCCCCTAGATAAGAACAAACATAAAGACTTACATGTAAAGTTAAACGGCGATTTTGCTCACACTAAAGACACTCATTTAGCGGCCGCGTCAATACGTGAATACGCTCAAGTCGCTAGTTGTATGCCAATCATCTTCATTAAAGATCCTAAAAGTGAGACTACTCACAGTGTTGCCATGTTAGGTATTGAGCAAGGTGTGAACTTGTTCATGCAAAACGAAAAGTGGTCTGGTCACGTTGTTCCTCTTAATATTCAACGCTATCCTTTTGATGTGCGCCCTGATGGTGAAAAGTTGGGTGTGTTTATTGATGAAAATTCTGACTTGATAGGTAAGGAAGGTGAGCCCCTTTTCACCGAAGGTGAAGCCAGTCCTTTCTTAGATAACCGTCAAAAATTGTTATCAGAATTAGCTAACAGCGAAATGGCTACACGGGACTTTGTTAAGAAACTTGAAGACTTAGGGTTACTCGAGTCAATTATCATTCGGGCACAATACGTCGACGGACAACAACGCAACATTAACGGCATGCAAACTATTAGCGAAAAACGCCTTCAAGCGTTAGATGCAGATACTATAGCTGAGTTACATAAGATTGGTTACTTAGGTGCAATATATGCAGTGATGTTGTCCCTTGGACAATTAAACCGTTTGGTGCAGTTGACTCAGACTACCGAAAATCCTGTTAGAGCTTTACAACTTCAACCTGAAGAGCCAGCAACAGAAGAAGCCGCAGCTGCGTCAGCACCTGAATCAAAACCTAAAGCTAAGAAAGCCGCTAAAAAATAA
- a CDS encoding aldose epimerase family protein, with product MINRSIFGKMPDGTMVEQFCLTNSHNVSVEILNLGGIIRRWLIPNNINQHTDIVLGFDTVSDYLADDSYLGASVGRYANRINQGKFSIAGSVYQTDINLGDNCLHGGSQGFNRKVWQSTVLSKDDNPSIMLQLTSPDGDQGFPGKISVKLIYTLTEQNRLKIEYFATTEQTTVFNPTNHSYFNLSGHDSGSVKSHQIQIIASHYTPTNEHAIPTGEIADVDKTPFDLRSMTTISQPLISDHQQIKYGNGLDHNLCLDTYTPHSNEATYAGKASTKTDTINLQIYTNMPGIQIFTANHFDNKKGKDGALYQAHQGVCFETQFYPDTPNQPHFPSATLEAAKEFYSVTEYEVLF from the coding sequence ATGATTAACCGGTCGATTTTCGGCAAAATGCCAGACGGCACAATGGTCGAGCAGTTTTGCTTGACCAATAGCCATAACGTCAGCGTTGAAATTCTGAATCTTGGTGGAATTATTCGCCGTTGGTTGATACCCAACAATATAAATCAGCACACCGACATTGTTTTAGGCTTCGACACAGTGAGTGATTATTTAGCTGACGACAGTTATTTAGGGGCATCAGTAGGAAGGTATGCAAACAGAATCAACCAAGGAAAATTTAGTATAGCCGGTAGCGTCTATCAAACCGATATCAATCTAGGCGATAACTGTTTACATGGCGGTAGCCAAGGATTCAATAGAAAGGTATGGCAGAGCACGGTTTTATCTAAAGACGATAACCCGTCGATTATGTTGCAGCTCACCAGTCCTGATGGGGATCAAGGTTTTCCCGGCAAAATATCAGTCAAACTAATATATACATTAACCGAGCAGAACCGTTTAAAAATTGAATATTTTGCCACTACCGAACAAACTACTGTATTCAATCCCACCAACCACAGTTATTTTAATTTGTCAGGCCATGACAGTGGTTCAGTAAAAAGCCACCAAATTCAGATAATAGCCAGTCATTACACACCAACAAATGAGCATGCCATACCCACTGGTGAAATTGCAGACGTAGACAAAACCCCTTTTGACTTAAGGTCAATGACCACAATCAGTCAGCCCTTAATTTCGGATCACCAACAGATTAAATATGGCAATGGTTTAGATCACAACTTATGTTTAGACACATATACTCCCCATTCAAACGAAGCCACTTATGCAGGCAAGGCATCAACAAAAACTGATACTATAAACTTGCAGATTTATACCAATATGCCAGGCATACAAATTTTTACTGCCAACCACTTTGATAACAAGAAGGGTAAAGATGGCGCACTGTATCAAGCCCATCAAGGTGTGTGTTTTGAAACACAGTTCTATCCCGACACACCTAACCAGCCTCACTTTCCAAGTGCTACGCTAGAGGCCGCTAAAGAATTTTATTCTGTGACTGAATATGAAGTATTGTTTTAG
- the glpK gene encoding glycerol kinase GlpK, with product MPLENCILSIDQGTTSSRAIVFAPDPSIVATAQQEFVQHYPNDSWVEHDPEDIWSTTVNVCKLAIAQAAEKGAKIAAIGVTNQRETTLVWDKKTGKAIYNAIVWQDRRTAQQCKALQEVGHLKTVQERTGLLLDPYFSASKVAWILDNVEGARHKAQANELAFGTVDSFLIWRLTGGKVHATDVTNASRTNLFNIHDLCWDQTLLDIFNVPKSMLPKVKECAADYGETTEGLFSYTIPIAGVAGEQQAASISQCCFNQGDIKSTYGTGCFVLLNTGEKALSSNNKLLTTVAYTINGKTHYALEGSIFIAGAAVQWLRDGLKIIESASETEAMAKSIPDDHGVFLVPAFAGLGTPYWAPDARGAIFGLTRATSSAHLARAALESVCLQTSDLLKAMREDGVNPQKLRVDGGMVANSWVCQFLAEVLNVTVERPKVMETTALGAAYLAGLQVGIYQSTDELASMNQIDSRFEPQMDTTKREKLLKGWASAIQSTLGFKS from the coding sequence ATGCCGCTAGAAAACTGCATTTTGTCTATTGACCAAGGTACGACCTCTAGCAGAGCTATAGTTTTTGCTCCTGATCCAAGTATTGTTGCTACAGCACAGCAAGAATTTGTCCAGCATTATCCAAATGATAGTTGGGTAGAACATGACCCAGAAGATATTTGGTCAACAACCGTCAATGTATGTAAGCTGGCTATTGCCCAAGCTGCTGAAAAGGGCGCAAAGATTGCCGCAATTGGTGTCACTAATCAAAGAGAAACGACTCTGGTATGGGATAAAAAAACCGGTAAAGCTATATACAACGCCATAGTATGGCAAGACAGACGCACGGCACAGCAATGTAAAGCCCTGCAAGAAGTAGGACATTTGAAGACAGTTCAAGAACGTACAGGATTATTACTCGACCCATATTTTTCAGCTTCAAAAGTCGCCTGGATTTTAGATAATGTAGAAGGTGCAAGGCACAAGGCACAAGCAAACGAATTAGCTTTTGGTACGGTAGACAGCTTTCTTATTTGGCGTTTAACCGGTGGAAAAGTGCATGCGACTGACGTCACAAATGCCAGTCGTACCAACTTATTTAACATTCATGATTTGTGCTGGGACCAGACCCTATTGGATATATTTAACGTACCTAAATCGATGTTACCAAAGGTGAAAGAATGCGCTGCTGACTATGGCGAGACCACTGAAGGACTGTTTAGTTATACAATCCCTATCGCTGGTGTAGCCGGTGAACAACAGGCAGCCAGCATTAGTCAATGTTGCTTTAATCAGGGCGACATAAAAAGTACTTACGGCACCGGATGTTTTGTATTACTCAATACTGGCGAAAAAGCATTGTCATCTAACAACAAGTTGCTTACAACAGTGGCCTACACCATCAATGGAAAAACTCACTATGCCTTAGAAGGCTCAATATTCATTGCCGGTGCAGCCGTACAATGGCTCAGAGATGGCTTGAAAATCATTGAAAGCGCCTCTGAAACCGAAGCTATGGCTAAAAGTATCCCCGATGATCATGGCGTCTTTTTAGTACCGGCTTTTGCTGGCTTAGGCACGCCTTACTGGGCACCCGATGCCAGAGGTGCAATATTTGGTTTAACGCGCGCCACCAGTAGCGCTCATTTAGCCCGAGCCGCACTTGAGTCCGTGTGTTTGCAAACCTCTGATTTACTGAAAGCTATGCGCGAAGATGGTGTAAACCCTCAAAAATTAAGAGTCGACGGCGGCATGGTTGCGAATAGCTGGGTCTGCCAATTTTTGGCCGAAGTACTCAATGTGACGGTAGAGCGGCCCAAAGTAATGGAAACTACGGCATTAGGTGCAGCTTATTTAGCCGGTTTACAAGTGGGAATTTATCAGTCGACTGACGAGTTAGCCAGTATGAACCAAATCGATAGCCGCTTTGAACCTCAGATGGACACAACAAAACGAGAAAAACTGCTCAAAGGCTGGGCAAGTGCGATTCAAAGTACTTTAGGATTTAAATCATGA
- a CDS encoding proline iminopeptidase-family hydrolase — MSTPVGDFKVWTKRVGNNPKIKLLLLHGGPGSTHEYFEPFDSYLPQEGIEYYYYDQLGSYYSDQPNIPSLLDTDRFVEEVEQVRIALGLGADNFYILGHSWGGILGIEYALKYQHNLKGLIISNMMASIPAYNEYATNVIMPNLNQEALAKIKAYEAAEDYTNEEYQALLLNHHYVKHVLRMPPEKWPDPVNRSFKHLNPEVYIPMQGPSELGASGLLVEWDRTADLKDIKVPTLVIGAEYDTMDPKHMEWMSNEFPKGQYLYSPNGSHWAIFDDQKIYMQGVISFLKETGAD, encoded by the coding sequence ATTTCAACACCTGTTGGGGACTTTAAAGTCTGGACCAAGCGTGTCGGGAACAACCCTAAAATTAAACTTCTTCTGCTTCATGGTGGGCCCGGAAGTACGCACGAATATTTTGAGCCCTTCGACAGCTACTTGCCCCAAGAGGGCATTGAGTATTATTATTATGATCAACTAGGATCTTATTATTCCGACCAGCCTAATATCCCTTCACTTTTAGATACAGACCGCTTTGTTGAAGAAGTTGAACAAGTGAGAATTGCACTTGGTCTGGGAGCGGATAACTTCTATATTTTAGGTCATTCATGGGGGGGGATATTGGGAATTGAATATGCCCTCAAATATCAACATAATCTGAAAGGCCTAATTATTTCAAATATGATGGCCTCAATTCCTGCTTATAATGAATATGCCACAAACGTCATTATGCCTAATCTTAACCAAGAGGCATTAGCAAAAATTAAGGCTTATGAAGCGGCAGAAGATTATACGAATGAAGAATACCAAGCGTTGCTGCTGAACCACCATTATGTAAAACACGTGCTGCGTATGCCACCTGAAAAGTGGCCTGACCCAGTTAATAGGTCGTTTAAGCATCTTAACCCTGAAGTTTATATTCCTATGCAAGGGCCAAGTGAACTTGGTGCCTCAGGTCTTTTAGTTGAATGGGACAGGACCGCTGACTTGAAAGACATCAAAGTGCCAACACTGGTAATAGGGGCTGAATACGACACTATGGACCCCAAACACATGGAATGGATGTCAAACGAGTTTCCAAAAGGACAATATCTTTACAGTCCCAATGGCAGTCATTGGGCAATCTTTGATGATCAAAAGATATATATGCAAGGTGTCATTTCGTTTTTAAAAGAAACGGGCGCAGATTAA